The Indicator indicator isolate 239-I01 unplaced genomic scaffold, UM_Iind_1.1 iindUn_scaffold_61, whole genome shotgun sequence genome window below encodes:
- the BCDIN3D gene encoding RNA 5'-monophosphate methyltransferase — translation MAAPIADGAPPPPPGAAPYGNFPNYSRFHPPEERLRLLPAGLLRSLFPSEPRPLLGLDVGCNSGELSVALYRHLLDLREGEASPAHPAGGEDLQLLCCDIDPALVARARQGSPFPTSISFATLDIMEPSSRAALLGSYLSRFGRSGFDIGFCMSLTMWIHLHHGDGGLQHFLALLASLCSFLLVEPQPWKCYRAAARRLRRLGRRDFDHFSSLSIQGDMAQEVTQILTRDCSMQLVACFGSTSWDRSLLLFKANRQQAREVREQEEEVAGELR, via the exons ATGGCGGCGCCCATCGCGGACGGGGCTCCGCCGCCGCCTCCCGGCGCCGCTCCCTATGGCAACTTCCCGAACTATTCCCGCTTCCACCCTCCCGAGGAGCGCCTGCGGCTGCTGCCCGCCGGCCTCCTGCGCAGCCTCTTCCCCTCCGAGCCTCGCCCGCTGCTGGGGCTGGACGTGGGCTGCAACTCGGGG GAGCTGAGTGTGGCTCTCTACCGCCACCTGCTGGACCTCCGGGAGGGCGAAGCCAGCCCGGCCCACCCCGCGGGTGGCGAagacctgcagctgctgtgctgtgacatCGACCCAGCCCTGGTGGCCAGGGCCCGGCAgggcagccccttccccacctccatctccttcGCCACCTTGGACATCATGGAGCCCAGCTCCAGGGCCGCCCTGCTGGGCTCCTACCTGAGCCGCTTCGGCCGCTCCGGCTTCGACATCGGCTTCTGCATGTCCCTCACCATGTGGATCCACCTGCACCACGGGGATGGAGGCCTGCAGCACTTCCTGGCCCTCCTggcttccctctgcagcttcctgctggtggaaccccagccctggaagtgcTACCGGGCGGCGGCGCGGCGCCTGCGCAGGCTGGGCCGGAGGGACTTCGACcacttcagctccctcagcatccaGGGGGACATGGCCCAGGAGGTCACCCAGATCCTCACCAGGGACTGCTCCATGCAGCTGGTGGCTTGCTTTGGCAGCACCAGCTGGGACAGGAGCCTGCTGCTCTTCAAAGCCAACAGGCAGCAGGCCAGGGAGGTtcgggagcaggaggaggaggtggcaggggaGCTGCGGTGA